The following are from one region of the Oreochromis aureus strain Israel breed Guangdong linkage group 1, ZZ_aureus, whole genome shotgun sequence genome:
- the LOC116329714 gene encoding ras association domain-containing protein 8-like isoform X2 — MKQRETEIEGKSWCFVGTMELKVWVEGVVRVVSGLSLNTSCQDVVIALAQAIGQTGRYILILKLRGNERHLVADDCPLQHLAQLGQLAAEVQFILRRTGPSLSEGPDTSTNERRLPLSRPSEPEPFKRREPQKALTFSLGPSTLPKRNKPKKDWSRSPRSSPELRASPVSFLDPVNSMKTNPSYPKDEVFRDILQQQRRLQDLEIQLQDLERETELWEQKQSSPEVTLAFAEELEELEWRVRQNEVELMQTEDWEKALQEEMEREQGMHRRLDQIHSSINDQSYEITTLQTRSAHLEEDLQVRVQTQSSLTAQQNESLKSLKQELHNRLQQGEELDVRLAELQWEMETAEERDRLEIIEELNKELRQCNLQQFIQQTGVTSQTEQTNLPVNDVYLNNAGIRE; from the exons ATGAAACAGAGAGAAACTGAAATAGAAG GTAAAAGCTGGTGTTTCGTgggaacaatggagctgaaggTGTGGGTGGAGGGTGTGGTCAGAGTTGTTAGTGGCCTATCActaaacacttcctgtcaggaTGTCGTCATAGCTCTCGCACAAGCAATCG GTCAGACAGGTCGCTACATTCTCATTTTGAAGTTacgagggaatgagagacaCTTGGTTGCTGATGATTGTCCACTGCAGCACCTGGCTCAACTGGGACAGTTGGCTGCAGAGGTCCAGTTCATTCTGCGGAGGACCGGCCCGAGCCTCAGCGAGGGTCCAGACACCTCCACCAACGAGAGACGTCTTCCACTTTCCAGACCCTCAGAACCAGAACCCTTCAAACGCAGAGAGCCACAAAAGGCTCTGACATTTAGTCTGGGTCCCTCAACACTTCCCAAAAGGAATAAACCAAAGAAGGACTGGTCTCGATCTCCCAGATCCTCTCCAGAACTGAGGGCCTCACCGGTATCTTTCCTAGACCCTGTAAACTCCATGAAGACAAATCCTTCTTACCCCAAAGACGAGGTGTTTAGGGATATTCTGCAGCAACAGAGAAGACTACAGGATCTGGAGATTCAGCTTCAAGATCTGGAAAGAGAGACTGAATTATGGGAGCAGAAGCAGTCATCTCCTGAAGTAACTCTGGCTTTCGCTGAAGAACTGGAGGAACTGGAGTGGAGAGTGAGACAGAATGAGGTAGAGCTGATGCAGACGGAAGACTGGGAGAAAGCATTACAGGAAGAGATGGAAAGAGAACAAG GTATGCACAGGCGCCTGGACCAGATTCATTCATCCATAAACGATCAAAGTTACGAAATCACGACACTCCAAACCCGTTCTGCACATCTAGAAGAGGACCTGCAAGTCAGAGTCCAAACGCAAAGTTCTCTGACAGCACAGCAAAATGAGTCCCTGAAGTCCCTGAAGCAAGAGCTCCACAACCGCCTGCAGCAAGGAGAAGAACTTGATGTAAGACTGGCTGAGTTACAGTGGGAGATGGAAACGGCTGAGGAAAGG GACAGACTGGAGATTATTGAGGAGCTGAACAAAGAGCTGAGGCAATGTAACTTGCAGCAGTTCATCCAGCAGACCGGTGTGACCTCACAGACGGAGCAGACAAACCTACCAGTCAACGATGTTTACCTTAATAACGCTGGCATTAGGGAGTAG
- the LOC116329714 gene encoding ras association domain-containing protein 8-like isoform X4, translated as MKQRETEIEGKSWCFVGTMELKVWVEGVVRVVSGLSLNTSCQDVVIALAQAIGQTGRYILILKLRGNERHLVADDCPLQHLAQLGQLAAEVQFILRRTGPSLSEGPDTSTNERRLPLSRPSEPEPFKRREPQKALTFSLGPSTLPKRNKPKKDWSRSPRSSPELRASPVSFLDPVNSMKTNPSYPKDEVFRDILQQQRRLQDLEIQLQDLERETELWEQKQSSPEVTLAFAEELEELEWRVRQNEVELMQTEDWEKALQEEMEREQGMHRRLDQIHSSINDQSYEITTLQTRSAHLEEDLQVRVQTQSSLTAQQNESLKSLKQELHNRLQQGEELDVRLAELQWEMETAEERTGDY; from the exons ATGAAACAGAGAGAAACTGAAATAGAAG GTAAAAGCTGGTGTTTCGTgggaacaatggagctgaaggTGTGGGTGGAGGGTGTGGTCAGAGTTGTTAGTGGCCTATCActaaacacttcctgtcaggaTGTCGTCATAGCTCTCGCACAAGCAATCG GTCAGACAGGTCGCTACATTCTCATTTTGAAGTTacgagggaatgagagacaCTTGGTTGCTGATGATTGTCCACTGCAGCACCTGGCTCAACTGGGACAGTTGGCTGCAGAGGTCCAGTTCATTCTGCGGAGGACCGGCCCGAGCCTCAGCGAGGGTCCAGACACCTCCACCAACGAGAGACGTCTTCCACTTTCCAGACCCTCAGAACCAGAACCCTTCAAACGCAGAGAGCCACAAAAGGCTCTGACATTTAGTCTGGGTCCCTCAACACTTCCCAAAAGGAATAAACCAAAGAAGGACTGGTCTCGATCTCCCAGATCCTCTCCAGAACTGAGGGCCTCACCGGTATCTTTCCTAGACCCTGTAAACTCCATGAAGACAAATCCTTCTTACCCCAAAGACGAGGTGTTTAGGGATATTCTGCAGCAACAGAGAAGACTACAGGATCTGGAGATTCAGCTTCAAGATCTGGAAAGAGAGACTGAATTATGGGAGCAGAAGCAGTCATCTCCTGAAGTAACTCTGGCTTTCGCTGAAGAACTGGAGGAACTGGAGTGGAGAGTGAGACAGAATGAGGTAGAGCTGATGCAGACGGAAGACTGGGAGAAAGCATTACAGGAAGAGATGGAAAGAGAACAAG GTATGCACAGGCGCCTGGACCAGATTCATTCATCCATAAACGATCAAAGTTACGAAATCACGACACTCCAAACCCGTTCTGCACATCTAGAAGAGGACCTGCAAGTCAGAGTCCAAACGCAAAGTTCTCTGACAGCACAGCAAAATGAGTCCCTGAAGTCCCTGAAGCAAGAGCTCCACAACCGCCTGCAGCAAGGAGAAGAACTTGATGTAAGACTGGCTGAGTTACAGTGGGAGATGGAAACGGCTGAGGAAAGG ACTGGAGATTATTGA
- the LOC116329714 gene encoding ras association domain-containing protein 8-like isoform X3, with protein MKQRETEIEGKSWCFVGTMELKVWVEGVVRVVSGLSLNTSCQDVVIALAQAIGQTGRYILILKLRGNERHLVADDCPLQHLAQLGQLAAEVQFILRRTGPSLSEGPDTSTNERRLPLSRPSEPEPFKRREPQKALTFSLGPSTLPKRNKPKKDWSRSPRSSPELRASPVSFLDPVNSMKTNPSYPKDEVFRDILQQQRRLQDLEIQLQDLERETELWEQKQSSPEVTLAFAEELEELEWRVRQNEVELMQTEDWEKALQEEMEREQGMHRRLDQIHSSINDQSYEITTLQTRSAHLEEDLQVRVQTQSSLTAQQNESLKSLKQELHNRLQQGEELDVRLAELQWEMETAEERVKTGDY; from the exons ATGAAACAGAGAGAAACTGAAATAGAAG GTAAAAGCTGGTGTTTCGTgggaacaatggagctgaaggTGTGGGTGGAGGGTGTGGTCAGAGTTGTTAGTGGCCTATCActaaacacttcctgtcaggaTGTCGTCATAGCTCTCGCACAAGCAATCG GTCAGACAGGTCGCTACATTCTCATTTTGAAGTTacgagggaatgagagacaCTTGGTTGCTGATGATTGTCCACTGCAGCACCTGGCTCAACTGGGACAGTTGGCTGCAGAGGTCCAGTTCATTCTGCGGAGGACCGGCCCGAGCCTCAGCGAGGGTCCAGACACCTCCACCAACGAGAGACGTCTTCCACTTTCCAGACCCTCAGAACCAGAACCCTTCAAACGCAGAGAGCCACAAAAGGCTCTGACATTTAGTCTGGGTCCCTCAACACTTCCCAAAAGGAATAAACCAAAGAAGGACTGGTCTCGATCTCCCAGATCCTCTCCAGAACTGAGGGCCTCACCGGTATCTTTCCTAGACCCTGTAAACTCCATGAAGACAAATCCTTCTTACCCCAAAGACGAGGTGTTTAGGGATATTCTGCAGCAACAGAGAAGACTACAGGATCTGGAGATTCAGCTTCAAGATCTGGAAAGAGAGACTGAATTATGGGAGCAGAAGCAGTCATCTCCTGAAGTAACTCTGGCTTTCGCTGAAGAACTGGAGGAACTGGAGTGGAGAGTGAGACAGAATGAGGTAGAGCTGATGCAGACGGAAGACTGGGAGAAAGCATTACAGGAAGAGATGGAAAGAGAACAAG GTATGCACAGGCGCCTGGACCAGATTCATTCATCCATAAACGATCAAAGTTACGAAATCACGACACTCCAAACCCGTTCTGCACATCTAGAAGAGGACCTGCAAGTCAGAGTCCAAACGCAAAGTTCTCTGACAGCACAGCAAAATGAGTCCCTGAAGTCCCTGAAGCAAGAGCTCCACAACCGCCTGCAGCAAGGAGAAGAACTTGATGTAAGACTGGCTGAGTTACAGTGGGAGATGGAAACGGCTGAGGAAAGGGTAAAG ACTGGAGATTATTGA
- the LOC116329714 gene encoding ras association domain-containing protein 8-like isoform X1 yields MKQRETEIEGKSWCFVGTMELKVWVEGVVRVVSGLSLNTSCQDVVIALAQAIGQTGRYILILKLRGNERHLVADDCPLQHLAQLGQLAAEVQFILRRTGPSLSEGPDTSTNERRLPLSRPSEPEPFKRREPQKALTFSLGPSTLPKRNKPKKDWSRSPRSSPELRASPVSFLDPVNSMKTNPSYPKDEVFRDILQQQRRLQDLEIQLQDLERETELWEQKQSSPEVTLAFAEELEELEWRVRQNEVELMQTEDWEKALQEEMEREQGMHRRLDQIHSSINDQSYEITTLQTRSAHLEEDLQVRVQTQSSLTAQQNESLKSLKQELHNRLQQGEELDVRLAELQWEMETAEERVKDRLEIIEELNKELRQCNLQQFIQQTGVTSQTEQTNLPVNDVYLNNAGIRE; encoded by the exons ATGAAACAGAGAGAAACTGAAATAGAAG GTAAAAGCTGGTGTTTCGTgggaacaatggagctgaaggTGTGGGTGGAGGGTGTGGTCAGAGTTGTTAGTGGCCTATCActaaacacttcctgtcaggaTGTCGTCATAGCTCTCGCACAAGCAATCG GTCAGACAGGTCGCTACATTCTCATTTTGAAGTTacgagggaatgagagacaCTTGGTTGCTGATGATTGTCCACTGCAGCACCTGGCTCAACTGGGACAGTTGGCTGCAGAGGTCCAGTTCATTCTGCGGAGGACCGGCCCGAGCCTCAGCGAGGGTCCAGACACCTCCACCAACGAGAGACGTCTTCCACTTTCCAGACCCTCAGAACCAGAACCCTTCAAACGCAGAGAGCCACAAAAGGCTCTGACATTTAGTCTGGGTCCCTCAACACTTCCCAAAAGGAATAAACCAAAGAAGGACTGGTCTCGATCTCCCAGATCCTCTCCAGAACTGAGGGCCTCACCGGTATCTTTCCTAGACCCTGTAAACTCCATGAAGACAAATCCTTCTTACCCCAAAGACGAGGTGTTTAGGGATATTCTGCAGCAACAGAGAAGACTACAGGATCTGGAGATTCAGCTTCAAGATCTGGAAAGAGAGACTGAATTATGGGAGCAGAAGCAGTCATCTCCTGAAGTAACTCTGGCTTTCGCTGAAGAACTGGAGGAACTGGAGTGGAGAGTGAGACAGAATGAGGTAGAGCTGATGCAGACGGAAGACTGGGAGAAAGCATTACAGGAAGAGATGGAAAGAGAACAAG GTATGCACAGGCGCCTGGACCAGATTCATTCATCCATAAACGATCAAAGTTACGAAATCACGACACTCCAAACCCGTTCTGCACATCTAGAAGAGGACCTGCAAGTCAGAGTCCAAACGCAAAGTTCTCTGACAGCACAGCAAAATGAGTCCCTGAAGTCCCTGAAGCAAGAGCTCCACAACCGCCTGCAGCAAGGAGAAGAACTTGATGTAAGACTGGCTGAGTTACAGTGGGAGATGGAAACGGCTGAGGAAAGGGTAAAG GACAGACTGGAGATTATTGAGGAGCTGAACAAAGAGCTGAGGCAATGTAACTTGCAGCAGTTCATCCAGCAGACCGGTGTGACCTCACAGACGGAGCAGACAAACCTACCAGTCAACGATGTTTACCTTAATAACGCTGGCATTAGGGAGTAG
- the LOC116329703 gene encoding retinal cone rhodopsin-sensitive cGMP 3',5'-cyclic phosphodiesterase subunit gamma-like, producing MNATGAEPAEGSKPAPPKFKQKGSRQFKSKAPKPGQKGFDNDVPGMEELGDSAVVCPWEAFGDMELSDLAQFGVV from the exons ATGAATGCAACAGGAGCCGAGCCAGCGGAGGGCTCCAAGCCTGCTCCTCCTAAGTTCAAGCAGAAGGGGTCTCGGCAGTTTAAGAGCAAAGCCCCCAAACCTGGACAGAAGGG CTTTGACAATGATGTCCCGGGGATGGAGGAGCTTGGAG ACTCTGCAGTGGTCTGTCCCTGGGAGGCCTTTGGTGACATGGAGCTGAGCGACCTGGCTCAGTTTGGCGTTGTCTAA
- the LOC116329716 gene encoding retinol dehydrogenase 14-like: MMKGKTVIVTGANSGIGKATAAGIVKLQGRVIMACRDLDKAEEAARDIQQGTGAESTQLVVKRLDLASLTSVRAFCEDVIKEEPRLDVLINNAGIYQCPYTRTEDGFEMQFGVNHLGHFLLTHLLLDLLKRSAPSRIVVVSSKLYKHGYINFEDLSSEKSYDKAFAYSRSKLANLLFTCELARRLEGSGVTVNAVTPGIVRTNLGRHVHIPVLVRPLFDLLSRSLFRSPEEGAQTSVYVASSPDVDSVQGKCFADCQPQVLLDKATDQELAAKLWDISEVMVGIIT, translated from the exons ATGATGAAGGGAAAGACGGTTATTGTGACCGGTGCTAACAGCGGGATAGGAAAGGCCACAGCAGCCGGCATTGTGAAACTTCAGGGTCGTGTAATAATGGCCTGCCGAGACTTGGACAAGGCTGAGGAGGCAGCTCGGGACATCCAGCAAGGCACCGGTGCAGAAAGTACACAGCTGGTGGTCAAACGGCTCGACCTGGCTTCACTGACATCTGTACGCGCATTCTGTGAAGACGTAATAAAG GAGGAGCCTCGGCTAGATGTGCTGATCAACAATGCCGGTATCTACCAGTGTCCTTACACCAGAACAGAGGATGGCTTTGAGATGCAGTTTGGAGTCAACCATCTGGGACATTTCCTGCTCACCCATTTGTTGCTGGATCTTCTGAAACGATCAGCTCCTAGCCGCATAGTGGTGGTCTCTTCCAAGCTCTATAAACACGGTTACATAAATTTCGAAGACCTAAGCAGCGAGAAGTCGTATGACAAAGCCTTTGCCTACAGTCGCAGCAAACTAGCCAAccttttgttcacctgtgagcTTGCCCGTCGCCTGGAGGGCAGCGGAGTGACAGTGAACGCTGTAACTCCGGGCATAGTGAGGACTAATCTGGGGAGGCACGTTCACATCCCTGTGTTAGTTAGGCCGCTTTTTGACCTGCTGTCCCGAAGCTTGTTTAGGAGCCCCGAAGAAGGAGCTCAGACATCCGTCTATGTAGCTTCTAGCCCGGATGTTGACAGTGTGCAAGGAAAGTGCTTTGCAGATTGTCAGCCTCAGGTTCTTTTGGACAAAGCCACGGATCAGGAACTGGCCGCTAAATTGTGGGACATTAGTGAAGTCATGGTGGGGATAATCACATGA